One stretch of Ictalurus punctatus breed USDA103 chromosome 5, Coco_2.0, whole genome shotgun sequence DNA includes these proteins:
- the ccdc22 gene encoding coiled-coil domain-containing protein 22 isoform X3 encodes MEEVDRILIHSLRQAGTDIDEDVQRVKQFSSELIVQAVVRCLRVIDPGVGSGLSPTLPPGMSARFRVGMSLAQACQDLGYKGEIGYQTFLYSNEPEIRSLLMFLVEKLPRESAEVSDQPAGKSALLQKAIAAQIKAQLALPWLPPFCRLPLHRKTQSPGPCHNFRAQPLSLPYSLKGPAKKQSKEVKEYWREYLLPVTSQPSQATSVPASLLENHVSELSAAQDWENEWNSQGLLSRLTPEDYRSRKRMRLQKRIEEQLRAAAQPRPDTHNATRSTSDLSELLNSFAGATAGGDVLTKGTRFTHSEKFTFTQEPEKAAQQMAAAASALPSSHQSEEDLKAQQEAELSAIQQQLQQLSVQMEEVGGDIRQLTVSIHQVSDELKQREVRNSEKESNIRVKKQTIDLLPDAENNLIKLQSLVEASSKRVVHLASQWEKHRTPLIDEHRRLKELCSNREMESSRKLSEIKDLHDKIRQSAEEAKKKESLYKQLITEYETLPKDVSRSAYTMRILEIVGNIKKQKEEITKILSDTKDLQKEINGLTGKLDRTFAVTDELVFKDAKKDESVRKSYKYLAALHEPFRLKFQCVVHSEMLFCSPWW; translated from the exons ATGGAAGAAGTTGACAGGATTTTAATCCACTCTCTAAGACAGGCTGGCAC TGATATAGATGAAGATGTGCAGAGGGTTAAGCAGTTCTCCAGTGAGCTCATAGTGCAGGCGGTGGTACGATGCTTGCGTGTGATTGACCCGGGTGTGGGCAGTGGACTCTCTCCCACGCTGCCGCCTGGTATGTCTGCCCGCTTCAGGGTGGGCATGAGCCTGGCCCAAGCCTGCCAG gaCTTGGGCTATAAGGGAGAAATTGGCTACCAGACGTTTCTATACAGTAATGAGCCAGAGATCCGCTCTTTACTCATGTTCCTGGTGGAGAAGCTGCCCAGAGAGAGTGCAGAGGTTTCTGACCAACCAGCAG GGAAGTCTGCTCTCCTGCAGAAAGCCATAGCAGCCCAGATTAAAGCTCAGTTGGCATTGCCTTGGCTCCCTCCATTCTGCAGACTGCCCCTGCACCGCAAAACCCAG AGTCCTGGTCCATGTCACAATTTCCGTGCCCAGCCACTGAGTCTCCCATACTCACTGAAAGGTCCTGCCAAGAAACAGTCTAAAG AAGTGAAAGAGTATTGGAGGGAGTATTTGCTGCCTGTAACATCTCAGCCTTCTCAAGCCACTTCAGTGCCTGCCTCTCTGTTGGAGAACCATGTTTCAGAACTAAGTGCAGCACAGGATTGGGAGAACGAGTGGAACAGCCAAGGCCTTCTCTCCAGACTCACTCCTGAG GACTATCGCTCGAGGAAAAGAATGCGGCTGCAGAAGCGAATAGAGGAGCAGCTGAGGGCGGCTGCCCAGCCTCGGCCCGACACACACAACGCCACACGTTCGACCTCTGACCTTTCTGAGCTCTTAAACTCCTTCGCTGGGGCTACAGCAGGAGGAGATGTCTTGACCAAAGGCACACGCTTCACCCACTCTGAGAAATTCACCTTCACAcag GAACCTGAGAAAGCCGCTCAGCAGATGGCAGCAGCAGCAAGTGCACTTCCCAGCTCCCACCAATCAGAGGAGGACCTAAAGGCCCAGCAGGAGGCAGAACTCTCTGCAATCCAGCAGCAACTACAGCAGCTTTCTGTCCAAATGGAGGAGGTGGGCGGAGACATAAGGCAGCTCACAGTGTCCATTCACCAG GTGTCAGATGAGCTGAAACAGAGAGAGGTACGTAATTCGGAGAAGGAAAGCAACATCAGGGTTAAAAAACAGACCATCGACCTCCTACCAGATGCCGAGAACAACCTGATCAAATTACAG AGCCTGGTGGAGGCAAGCTCTAAGCGAGTGGTTCACTTGGCCTCTCAGTGGGAGAAACACAGAACACCACTTATTGATGAACACCGTCGACTCAAAGAACTCTGCAGTAATCGAGAA ATGGAGTCCTCCAGAAAGTTATCTGAAATCAAAGACCTTCATGATAAAATCCGACAGTCTGCTGAAGAGGCCAAAAAGAAGGAGAGCCTATATAAACAGCTG ATCACAGAGTACGAGACTTTGCCTAAAGATGTCTCCCGCTCAGCCTACACTATGAGGATCCTAGAAATTGTCGGCAACATTAAGAAACAGAAGGAGGAAATCACAAag ATTTTGTCGGACACTAAAGATCTGCAGAAAGAGATTAACGGACTTACAGGAAAGCTTGACAGAACATTTGCTGTAACAGATGAACTGGTTTTTAAG GATGCCAAGAAAGATGAATCTGTTCGTAAATCTTATAAATACCTGGCTGCCTTACATGAG cCCTTCCGCCTAAAGtttcaatgtgttgtgcattctgagatgcttttctgctcaccctGGTGGTAA
- the ccdc22 gene encoding coiled-coil domain-containing protein 22 isoform X1 yields MEEVDRILIHSLRQAGTDIDEDVQRVKQFSSELIVQAVVRCLRVIDPGVGSGLSPTLPPGMSARFRVGMSLAQACQDLGYKGEIGYQTFLYSNEPEIRSLLMFLVEKLPRESAEVSDQPAGKSALLQKAIAAQIKAQLALPWLPPFCRLPLHRKTQSPGPCHNFRAQPLSLPYSLKGPAKKQSKEVKEYWREYLLPVTSQPSQATSVPASLLENHVSELSAAQDWENEWNSQGLLSRLTPEDYRSRKRMRLQKRIEEQLRAAAQPRPDTHNATRSTSDLSELLNSFAGATAGGDVLTKGTRFTHSEKFTFTQEPEKAAQQMAAAASALPSSHQSEEDLKAQQEAELSAIQQQLQQLSVQMEEVGGDIRQLTVSIHQVSDELKQREVRNSEKESNIRVKKQTIDLLPDAENNLIKLQSLVEASSKRVVHLASQWEKHRTPLIDEHRRLKELCSNREMESSRKLSEIKDLHDKIRQSAEEAKKKESLYKQLITEYETLPKDVSRSAYTMRILEIVGNIKKQKEEITKILSDTKDLQKEINGLTGKLDRTFAVTDELVFKDAKKDESVRKSYKYLAALHENCTQLIQTIEDTGSIMREIRDLEEQIETENGKKTVSNLEKILEDYKAIRQENSALAAKIREG; encoded by the exons ATGGAAGAAGTTGACAGGATTTTAATCCACTCTCTAAGACAGGCTGGCAC TGATATAGATGAAGATGTGCAGAGGGTTAAGCAGTTCTCCAGTGAGCTCATAGTGCAGGCGGTGGTACGATGCTTGCGTGTGATTGACCCGGGTGTGGGCAGTGGACTCTCTCCCACGCTGCCGCCTGGTATGTCTGCCCGCTTCAGGGTGGGCATGAGCCTGGCCCAAGCCTGCCAG gaCTTGGGCTATAAGGGAGAAATTGGCTACCAGACGTTTCTATACAGTAATGAGCCAGAGATCCGCTCTTTACTCATGTTCCTGGTGGAGAAGCTGCCCAGAGAGAGTGCAGAGGTTTCTGACCAACCAGCAG GGAAGTCTGCTCTCCTGCAGAAAGCCATAGCAGCCCAGATTAAAGCTCAGTTGGCATTGCCTTGGCTCCCTCCATTCTGCAGACTGCCCCTGCACCGCAAAACCCAG AGTCCTGGTCCATGTCACAATTTCCGTGCCCAGCCACTGAGTCTCCCATACTCACTGAAAGGTCCTGCCAAGAAACAGTCTAAAG AAGTGAAAGAGTATTGGAGGGAGTATTTGCTGCCTGTAACATCTCAGCCTTCTCAAGCCACTTCAGTGCCTGCCTCTCTGTTGGAGAACCATGTTTCAGAACTAAGTGCAGCACAGGATTGGGAGAACGAGTGGAACAGCCAAGGCCTTCTCTCCAGACTCACTCCTGAG GACTATCGCTCGAGGAAAAGAATGCGGCTGCAGAAGCGAATAGAGGAGCAGCTGAGGGCGGCTGCCCAGCCTCGGCCCGACACACACAACGCCACACGTTCGACCTCTGACCTTTCTGAGCTCTTAAACTCCTTCGCTGGGGCTACAGCAGGAGGAGATGTCTTGACCAAAGGCACACGCTTCACCCACTCTGAGAAATTCACCTTCACAcag GAACCTGAGAAAGCCGCTCAGCAGATGGCAGCAGCAGCAAGTGCACTTCCCAGCTCCCACCAATCAGAGGAGGACCTAAAGGCCCAGCAGGAGGCAGAACTCTCTGCAATCCAGCAGCAACTACAGCAGCTTTCTGTCCAAATGGAGGAGGTGGGCGGAGACATAAGGCAGCTCACAGTGTCCATTCACCAG GTGTCAGATGAGCTGAAACAGAGAGAGGTACGTAATTCGGAGAAGGAAAGCAACATCAGGGTTAAAAAACAGACCATCGACCTCCTACCAGATGCCGAGAACAACCTGATCAAATTACAG AGCCTGGTGGAGGCAAGCTCTAAGCGAGTGGTTCACTTGGCCTCTCAGTGGGAGAAACACAGAACACCACTTATTGATGAACACCGTCGACTCAAAGAACTCTGCAGTAATCGAGAA ATGGAGTCCTCCAGAAAGTTATCTGAAATCAAAGACCTTCATGATAAAATCCGACAGTCTGCTGAAGAGGCCAAAAAGAAGGAGAGCCTATATAAACAGCTG ATCACAGAGTACGAGACTTTGCCTAAAGATGTCTCCCGCTCAGCCTACACTATGAGGATCCTAGAAATTGTCGGCAACATTAAGAAACAGAAGGAGGAAATCACAAag ATTTTGTCGGACACTAAAGATCTGCAGAAAGAGATTAACGGACTTACAGGAAAGCTTGACAGAACATTTGCTGTAACAGATGAACTGGTTTTTAAG GATGCCAAGAAAGATGAATCTGTTCGTAAATCTTATAAATACCTGGCTGCCTTACATGAG AACTGCACCCAGCTTATTCAGACTATTGAGGACACAGGCAGCAttatgagagagatcagagatctggaggaacag
- the ccdc22 gene encoding coiled-coil domain-containing protein 22 isoform X2 — MIGDIDEDVQRVKQFSSELIVQAVVRCLRVIDPGVGSGLSPTLPPGMSARFRVGMSLAQACQDLGYKGEIGYQTFLYSNEPEIRSLLMFLVEKLPRESAEVSDQPAGKSALLQKAIAAQIKAQLALPWLPPFCRLPLHRKTQSPGPCHNFRAQPLSLPYSLKGPAKKQSKEVKEYWREYLLPVTSQPSQATSVPASLLENHVSELSAAQDWENEWNSQGLLSRLTPEDYRSRKRMRLQKRIEEQLRAAAQPRPDTHNATRSTSDLSELLNSFAGATAGGDVLTKGTRFTHSEKFTFTQEPEKAAQQMAAAASALPSSHQSEEDLKAQQEAELSAIQQQLQQLSVQMEEVGGDIRQLTVSIHQVSDELKQREVRNSEKESNIRVKKQTIDLLPDAENNLIKLQSLVEASSKRVVHLASQWEKHRTPLIDEHRRLKELCSNREMESSRKLSEIKDLHDKIRQSAEEAKKKESLYKQLITEYETLPKDVSRSAYTMRILEIVGNIKKQKEEITKILSDTKDLQKEINGLTGKLDRTFAVTDELVFKDAKKDESVRKSYKYLAALHENCTQLIQTIEDTGSIMREIRDLEEQIETENGKKTVSNLEKILEDYKAIRQENSALAAKIREG; from the exons ATGATTGG TGATATAGATGAAGATGTGCAGAGGGTTAAGCAGTTCTCCAGTGAGCTCATAGTGCAGGCGGTGGTACGATGCTTGCGTGTGATTGACCCGGGTGTGGGCAGTGGACTCTCTCCCACGCTGCCGCCTGGTATGTCTGCCCGCTTCAGGGTGGGCATGAGCCTGGCCCAAGCCTGCCAG gaCTTGGGCTATAAGGGAGAAATTGGCTACCAGACGTTTCTATACAGTAATGAGCCAGAGATCCGCTCTTTACTCATGTTCCTGGTGGAGAAGCTGCCCAGAGAGAGTGCAGAGGTTTCTGACCAACCAGCAG GGAAGTCTGCTCTCCTGCAGAAAGCCATAGCAGCCCAGATTAAAGCTCAGTTGGCATTGCCTTGGCTCCCTCCATTCTGCAGACTGCCCCTGCACCGCAAAACCCAG AGTCCTGGTCCATGTCACAATTTCCGTGCCCAGCCACTGAGTCTCCCATACTCACTGAAAGGTCCTGCCAAGAAACAGTCTAAAG AAGTGAAAGAGTATTGGAGGGAGTATTTGCTGCCTGTAACATCTCAGCCTTCTCAAGCCACTTCAGTGCCTGCCTCTCTGTTGGAGAACCATGTTTCAGAACTAAGTGCAGCACAGGATTGGGAGAACGAGTGGAACAGCCAAGGCCTTCTCTCCAGACTCACTCCTGAG GACTATCGCTCGAGGAAAAGAATGCGGCTGCAGAAGCGAATAGAGGAGCAGCTGAGGGCGGCTGCCCAGCCTCGGCCCGACACACACAACGCCACACGTTCGACCTCTGACCTTTCTGAGCTCTTAAACTCCTTCGCTGGGGCTACAGCAGGAGGAGATGTCTTGACCAAAGGCACACGCTTCACCCACTCTGAGAAATTCACCTTCACAcag GAACCTGAGAAAGCCGCTCAGCAGATGGCAGCAGCAGCAAGTGCACTTCCCAGCTCCCACCAATCAGAGGAGGACCTAAAGGCCCAGCAGGAGGCAGAACTCTCTGCAATCCAGCAGCAACTACAGCAGCTTTCTGTCCAAATGGAGGAGGTGGGCGGAGACATAAGGCAGCTCACAGTGTCCATTCACCAG GTGTCAGATGAGCTGAAACAGAGAGAGGTACGTAATTCGGAGAAGGAAAGCAACATCAGGGTTAAAAAACAGACCATCGACCTCCTACCAGATGCCGAGAACAACCTGATCAAATTACAG AGCCTGGTGGAGGCAAGCTCTAAGCGAGTGGTTCACTTGGCCTCTCAGTGGGAGAAACACAGAACACCACTTATTGATGAACACCGTCGACTCAAAGAACTCTGCAGTAATCGAGAA ATGGAGTCCTCCAGAAAGTTATCTGAAATCAAAGACCTTCATGATAAAATCCGACAGTCTGCTGAAGAGGCCAAAAAGAAGGAGAGCCTATATAAACAGCTG ATCACAGAGTACGAGACTTTGCCTAAAGATGTCTCCCGCTCAGCCTACACTATGAGGATCCTAGAAATTGTCGGCAACATTAAGAAACAGAAGGAGGAAATCACAAag ATTTTGTCGGACACTAAAGATCTGCAGAAAGAGATTAACGGACTTACAGGAAAGCTTGACAGAACATTTGCTGTAACAGATGAACTGGTTTTTAAG GATGCCAAGAAAGATGAATCTGTTCGTAAATCTTATAAATACCTGGCTGCCTTACATGAG AACTGCACCCAGCTTATTCAGACTATTGAGGACACAGGCAGCAttatgagagagatcagagatctggaggaacag